From Bacteroidia bacterium, the proteins below share one genomic window:
- a CDS encoding ABC transporter permease, which produces MRQVFIILKKEFISRVKKKSFIVSTLLLPFIMPAFLLLIGYLNSKEKKDSQPKQVLVLDKSEHFVFTNSEGYNFEKTYEEFGAAKAHFAASDYFAFLYIPQEGAESKTGVTLFSKTNLSLVESSAIKAIIEGQVREGKIKQYQIDSAVLALLQPNVKLNEIKLTEKGDEKLSSSTLSFGIGYALSMLIYMFVLIYGSQVMQSVIEEKASKVIEIIVSIVKPIQLMMGKVFGIASVGLFQFILWVLLFVVFSMAFMSYLPQIMDAQNLGQEQSLQQVDVSGMANSTDWMQVLFEVPYMKIMLLFLFYFLFGFLLYGAMFATVGSAVDTPQEAQQFVLPITIPMLISIIGSMGFILQNPTGAVSFWLSIIPFTSPISMMTRIAFDVSWWELLLSMVLLVLTTFFMLWAAGRVFKVGILSQGAKVGYKTLLKWFLKG; this is translated from the coding sequence ATGAGACAAGTATTTATCATTTTAAAAAAAGAATTTATTAGCAGGGTAAAGAAGAAGTCTTTCATTGTTTCAACGTTGTTATTACCTTTTATCATGCCTGCATTTTTATTGCTAATTGGCTATTTAAATTCGAAAGAAAAGAAAGATTCGCAACCTAAGCAGGTATTGGTATTAGACAAAAGCGAACACTTTGTTTTTACTAATTCTGAGGGATATAATTTCGAAAAGACTTATGAAGAGTTTGGAGCAGCCAAAGCTCATTTTGCTGCTTCCGATTATTTTGCCTTTCTCTATATCCCTCAAGAGGGTGCAGAATCCAAAACAGGAGTTACGCTGTTTTCAAAAACAAATTTGAGCCTAGTTGAATCCTCTGCTATCAAGGCTATTATTGAAGGTCAAGTTCGGGAGGGAAAAATTAAACAGTATCAAATTGATAGTGCTGTTTTAGCATTGCTTCAACCAAATGTCAAACTCAATGAAATCAAACTGACAGAAAAGGGTGATGAAAAATTATCTAGTTCTACGCTCTCTTTTGGGATTGGATATGCGCTTAGCATGTTGATTTATATGTTTGTATTGATTTATGGCTCACAAGTGATGCAGTCTGTAATTGAAGAGAAGGCTAGTAAAGTGATCGAAATTATTGTGTCTATTGTCAAACCTATACAATTGATGATGGGGAAGGTTTTTGGCATTGCTTCGGTTGGTCTTTTTCAGTTTATTCTTTGGGTGTTGTTATTTGTGGTCTTTTCAATGGCATTTATGTCCTATTTACCCCAAATAATGGATGCGCAGAATTTGGGGCAAGAACAATCATTGCAACAAGTGGACGTGTCCGGAATGGCGAATTCAACAGATTGGATGCAAGTGTTGTTTGAAGTGCCGTACATGAAAATTATGCTTTTGTTTCTGTTTTATTTTCTTTTTGGTTTTTTGCTTTATGGGGCAATGTTTGCTACTGTAGGTTCGGCAGTGGATACACCGCAAGAAGCACAACAATTTGTTCTGCCAATTACCATTCCCATGCTGATTTCAATCATTGGTTCTATGGGATTCATTCTTCAGAACCCAACCGGAGCGGTGAGTTTTTGGCTGTCTATCATACCTTTTACATCACCTATTTCGATGATGACACGCATTGCATTTGATGTTTCTTGGTGGGAATTGCTGTTGTCTATGGTTTTATTGGTACTGACGACCTTTTTTATGCTTTGGGCTGCCGGTAGAGTATTTAAAGTAGGCATTCTTTCACAGGGGGCTAAGGTGGGATATAAAACCTTGCTAAAGTGGTTTTTAAAAGGTTAA
- a CDS encoding glycosyltransferase: protein MQQSPLVSVLMPVYNGERFVAEAIQSVLNQTYQNFELMVCNDGSNDDTDRVIQSFVDKRIQTLNHSQRLGIPATRNELLNKAKGEFVAWLDADDFSLPQRLQKQVEFLSHNAEFSACFTDVKIVDKKSSKYIQLPNQPLLFKNLLFYKQPFFFSSCMARRYADIGFAPNLKRTQDFGYIWELAHKGSLGIVQQTLTVHKLIDSDAKPDFANGEIESIDTQVKKLEDIGVQFDKVQVVALNKFLRDIRACNKNEANLALALMQKVYLSNELLKQGLNKQYLKAIYVYYVLKSVYFHSIGHLFKLRFAPLQLIITLIRMRM, encoded by the coding sequence ATGCAGCAGTCTCCTTTAGTATCGGTGCTCATGCCTGTTTACAATGGGGAAAGGTTTGTTGCTGAAGCCATACAATCTGTGCTCAATCAAACATATCAGAATTTTGAGTTGATGGTTTGTAATGATGGCTCAAATGACGATACTGATAGAGTGATTCAGTCTTTCGTTGACAAGCGTATCCAAACCTTGAATCATTCTCAAAGATTAGGTATTCCTGCTACTCGCAATGAATTACTGAACAAAGCCAAAGGCGAATTTGTGGCTTGGCTTGATGCGGATGATTTTTCTTTGCCTCAACGGTTGCAAAAACAAGTTGAGTTTCTTTCTCACAATGCTGAATTTAGTGCGTGTTTCACGGATGTTAAAATTGTAGATAAGAAAAGCAGTAAGTATATTCAACTGCCCAATCAACCACTTTTGTTTAAGAACTTGTTGTTCTATAAACAGCCATTCTTTTTTAGCTCTTGTATGGCAAGAAGATACGCAGATATCGGCTTTGCCCCCAATTTAAAAAGAACTCAGGATTTTGGTTATATATGGGAACTTGCGCATAAAGGAAGTTTGGGAATTGTGCAACAAACATTAACCGTTCATAAATTGATTGACTCGGATGCCAAGCCTGATTTTGCTAATGGAGAAATTGAGAGTATAGATACCCAAGTAAAAAAGTTGGAAGATATAGGGGTGCAATTTGATAAGGTTCAAGTTGTGGCTCTGAATAAATTTTTAAGAGATATAAGAGCCTGTAATAAGAATGAAGCCAATCTTGCACTTGCTTTAATGCAAAAAGTATATCTGTCCAATGAACTTTTAAAACAAGGATTGAATAAGCAATACCTCAAAGCAATTTATGTATATTATGTGTTGAAGTCGGTGTATTTCCATTCAATAGGGCATCTCTTTAAGCTCAGGTTCGCACCCCTCCAATTAATCATAACATTGATAAGAATGAGGATGTAA
- a CDS encoding multidrug efflux SMR transporter produces MNWILIIIAGLFEVGFASCLGKAKETTGMESFWWHTGFVVSLTISMVLLVKATQTLPIGTAYAVWTGIGAVGTVLVGIFVFDEPTDFWRLFFLVTLIASLIGLKIVSH; encoded by the coding sequence ATGAATTGGATACTTATCATCATAGCCGGTTTGTTTGAAGTCGGTTTTGCATCTTGCTTAGGAAAAGCAAAAGAAACTACCGGTATGGAGTCTTTTTGGTGGCACACCGGATTTGTTGTGTCACTTACTATCAGTATGGTGCTATTGGTCAAAGCTACTCAAACATTGCCTATCGGTACAGCGTATGCGGTATGGACAGGTATTGGTGCAGTAGGAACGGTATTGGTCGGGATTTTTGTATTTGATGAACCCACCGACTTTTGGCGATTGTTTTTCTTAGTAACCCTGATAGCTTCTTTAATTGGTTTGAAAATAGTCTCGCACTGA
- a CDS encoding ATP-binding cassette domain-containing protein — translation MANEFVLDARGITKRYGNFTALNKVDIQVPAGTIFGLMGPNGAGKSTFIRIVNRILMPDEGQIFIHNQPLAEKHVLNIGYLPEERGLYKKMKVGEQLLYFAQLRGLRPEEAKRKAKEKLKDFEAKDWWDKKVEDLSKGMQQKVQFVSTILHEPDLIILDEPFSGFDPLNADLIKNEIIKLKNKGASVILSTHRMESVEELCEHIVLINQSKVVLQGKTIEIKQQYREHVFTVNFRGELQANNSFEMLDLQQDESVNIATIKAQSGVSNKELIQQLVAQVELMEFKEQIPSMNQIFIRSVKETI, via the coding sequence ATGGCGAATGAGTTTGTTTTGGATGCAAGAGGCATTACGAAGAGATATGGTAATTTTACTGCACTCAACAAGGTTGACATTCAAGTTCCTGCGGGTACAATTTTTGGATTAATGGGTCCGAATGGAGCAGGCAAAAGCACTTTTATCAGAATTGTAAATAGAATTTTGATGCCGGATGAAGGGCAGATTTTTATTCATAATCAGCCTCTTGCAGAGAAGCATGTGCTCAACATAGGGTATTTGCCTGAAGAGCGTGGTTTATATAAAAAAATGAAAGTGGGGGAGCAGTTACTGTATTTTGCACAATTGCGAGGTTTGCGACCGGAAGAAGCCAAACGTAAGGCTAAAGAAAAACTCAAAGATTTTGAAGCAAAAGACTGGTGGGATAAAAAAGTGGAAGATCTTTCAAAGGGCATGCAACAAAAGGTGCAATTTGTGTCCACCATACTCCATGAGCCGGATTTAATTATTCTGGATGAACCTTTTTCAGGTTTTGACCCGCTTAATGCTGATTTAATTAAGAATGAAATAATAAAATTGAAAAACAAAGGAGCGTCTGTAATCCTTTCTACACACAGAATGGAGTCAGTCGAGGAACTCTGTGAACACATTGTACTCATCAATCAATCAAAAGTTGTTTTGCAGGGAAAAACTATCGAAATCAAACAGCAGTATAGAGAGCATGTATTTACGGTTAATTTTCGTGGAGAATTACAAGCAAACAACAGTTTTGAAATGCTGGATTTGCAACAGGATGAAAGTGTAAATATTGCTACAATCAAAGCCCAATCCGGTGTGAGTAACAAAGAGTTAATTCAACAATTGGTGGCACAAGTAGAGTTAATGGAGTTTAAAGAGCAAATTCCAAGTATGAATCAAATATTCATTCGTTCAGTAAAAGAAACAATATGA
- the rlmB gene encoding 23S rRNA (guanosine(2251)-2'-O)-methyltransferase RlmB, whose product MAHQNKDNLVIYGIHPVEEALENPDNVEKVFVKDDISGQGIKELIKKSRGLKIPCFIVPAQKLDRIAGTRNHQGVVAYISPVSYGDIENLIPSIIEQGIAPKIMVLDSVTDVRNFGAIARTALFLGFHALVIPARGNARFNDEAVKASAGALLKIPVCRTHVLKQAVFFMKHSGLRIIGASEKGDKLAWQSDLSAPVALVMGAEDEGISSSILKLCDELVQIPRSGDLDSLNVSVAAGILAYEVFKQSQ is encoded by the coding sequence ATGGCACATCAAAATAAAGACAACTTAGTAATTTATGGCATTCATCCTGTTGAGGAAGCATTAGAAAACCCGGACAATGTCGAGAAGGTTTTTGTGAAAGATGACATTTCCGGACAGGGAATCAAAGAGTTGATTAAAAAAAGTAGAGGATTAAAAATCCCGTGCTTTATTGTCCCTGCTCAAAAACTTGATAGAATAGCCGGAACTCGTAACCATCAAGGTGTGGTAGCCTATATTAGCCCTGTATCTTATGGAGATATAGAAAATTTAATTCCATCAATTATTGAGCAAGGTATTGCACCTAAGATTATGGTTTTGGATAGTGTAACAGATGTTAGAAATTTTGGCGCCATTGCCAGAACTGCCCTTTTCTTAGGGTTTCATGCTTTGGTTATTCCTGCAAGAGGTAATGCAAGATTCAATGACGAAGCGGTAAAAGCATCTGCCGGTGCGCTTTTAAAAATACCCGTTTGTAGAACTCATGTACTCAAACAAGCTGTGTTTTTTATGAAACATTCCGGTTTGAGAATAATTGGAGCCTCAGAAAAAGGAGATAAATTAGCATGGCAATCAGACTTGAGTGCTCCGGTCGCATTGGTAATGGGGGCAGAGGATGAGGGGATTTCTAGCTCCATTCTTAAACTTTGTGATGAACTTGTGCAAATACCAAGGTCGGGTGATTTGGACAGTTTAAATGTCTCTGTTGCTGCCGGAATTTTAGCATACGAAGTATTCAAACAATCTCAATAA
- a CDS encoding DUF3127 domain-containing protein: MELTGKIIKILPMQTGTGKNGEWRKQEFVIEIPGTYPKKVALSAWNEKAQDVQSIGLGQEIKAQIDIESREYNERWYTDIRAWKIDRASGQNVAPAATNTTTNSTPANTNSPFDATPSQNANPFGDSEQSQEDDLPF, from the coding sequence ATGGAATTAACAGGTAAAATCATCAAAATACTTCCTATGCAGACAGGTACAGGAAAAAATGGCGAATGGAGAAAACAAGAGTTTGTCATTGAAATACCGGGCACTTATCCTAAAAAAGTTGCATTGTCAGCATGGAACGAGAAAGCACAAGATGTTCAGTCAATTGGATTAGGTCAAGAAATTAAAGCTCAAATAGATATAGAATCAAGAGAGTATAATGAAAGATGGTACACCGATATCAGGGCATGGAAAATTGACAGAGCAAGTGGACAGAATGTAGCTCCTGCTGCAACAAACACCACAACCAATTCCACACCGGCAAATACAAACTCTCCTTTTGATGCAACACCAAGCCAAAATGCAAATCCATTTGGTGATAGTGAACAAAGTCAGGAAGATGACCTGCCTTTCTAA
- a CDS encoding DUF488 domain-containing protein, which yields MRTIYTVGHSTHSIDELFIMLQSVGIETLVDIRSLPGSRKFPWFDKENLEVVLPQHGIAYLHLSALGGRRKVKKDSHNTRWHHKAFRGYADYMETPEFVNGIQELEEIASKSKVAIMCAEAVWWRCHRSMVSDYLKAKGWEVLHIMNKNKVQQHTFTQPARVEGNSVFYCD from the coding sequence ATGCGAACTATCTATACAGTGGGTCATTCTACACATAGCATAGATGAGTTATTTATTATGTTACAATCTGTTGGTATTGAAACTTTAGTTGATATTAGAAGTCTTCCCGGCTCTAGGAAATTTCCATGGTTTGACAAGGAAAATTTGGAAGTTGTATTACCTCAACATGGTATTGCATATTTGCATTTGTCCGCATTAGGTGGACGAAGAAAAGTCAAAAAGGACTCGCATAATACCCGTTGGCATCATAAAGCTTTTAGAGGTTATGCTGACTATATGGAAACTCCGGAGTTTGTCAATGGAATTCAGGAACTAGAAGAGATTGCCTCTAAGTCAAAAGTGGCTATCATGTGTGCTGAGGCAGTTTGGTGGCGTTGCCACCGCTCAATGGTGTCTGATTATTTAAAAGCAAAAGGATGGGAAGTACTGCATATTATGAATAAAAACAAAGTGCAACAACATACTTTTACCCAACCTGCAAGAGTGGAGGGAAACTCCGTGTTCTATTGTGATTAA
- the meaB gene encoding methylmalonyl Co-A mutase-associated GTPase MeaB — MSKDNQDFDNLFQSMQNGNIRALAKLLTAIENEHQGIETVLEKLKPNAHIPVIGITGPPGAGKSSLINCLAEYWAKTLNLKVAILAIDPSSPFNLGALLGDRLRMSGLFTNKNIFIRSFASRGALGGLASRIVEATDLMRNANIDRIIIETVGVGQSEIEIAGLADTTVLVLVPEAGDDIQAIKSGIMEIADIFVVNKADREGAAKFHVFLQNSLNHRKTSDWNPPIIETISTQNIGIEQLSIAIDKHIVSQKTKEKQATLLAERAWKLIAEKRMKDVSRAGLENEITSQLQKGDFNLYALLKKY, encoded by the coding sequence ATGAGCAAGGACAATCAAGACTTTGACAACCTGTTTCAATCCATGCAGAACGGCAATATTCGTGCGCTTGCCAAACTTCTTACTGCGATTGAAAACGAACATCAGGGAATTGAGACGGTTTTGGAAAAACTAAAACCCAATGCTCACATTCCTGTCATTGGAATTACAGGTCCACCCGGTGCCGGAAAAAGCTCTTTAATCAACTGCTTAGCAGAATACTGGGCTAAAACATTGAATTTAAAAGTCGCTATCTTGGCAATAGACCCCTCATCACCCTTCAATTTAGGCGCATTGTTGGGAGACAGGTTGCGCATGAGTGGTTTATTTACTAACAAAAATATCTTTATCCGCTCTTTTGCATCGCGGGGTGCATTGGGAGGATTGGCAAGTCGGATTGTCGAAGCCACAGATTTAATGCGCAATGCCAATATTGACAGGATTATTATAGAAACAGTGGGAGTCGGGCAAAGTGAAATAGAAATTGCGGGCTTAGCCGATACAACTGTTCTTGTCTTAGTTCCCGAAGCCGGTGATGATATTCAAGCCATTAAATCCGGTATCATGGAAATTGCAGATATTTTTGTAGTGAATAAAGCTGATAGAGAAGGTGCTGCCAAGTTTCATGTGTTCCTTCAAAATTCTCTTAATCACAGAAAAACATCAGATTGGAATCCTCCTATCATCGAAACCATTTCTACACAAAACATTGGTATAGAACAACTATCCATAGCCATTGACAAACATATTGTTTCACAAAAAACAAAAGAAAAACAGGCAACCTTGCTTGCCGAAAGGGCTTGGAAATTAATCGCGGAGAAAAGAATGAAAGATGTTTCCAGAGCCGGATTAGAAAATGAAATTACTTCGCAACTACAAAAAGGCGATTTTAACCTGTATGCACTGTTAAAGAAGTATTAA
- a CDS encoding lipocalin family protein yields MKKFYFTQLFAATLMFVAVNFTSCKKYEEGPSMSLRSKKARLAGEWKLDKVIYNGKDITSEFLQLMGTVELNIEKDGTAEMFYGTQRDESTWEFNSGKDKVIFTDTRDKETTTLTILRLTNSEFFAEEVDDSDKYRWEFKSK; encoded by the coding sequence ATGAAAAAATTTTATTTTACACAACTGTTTGCAGCAACTTTAATGTTTGTTGCAGTTAACTTTACTTCATGTAAAAAATATGAAGAAGGTCCTTCAATGAGTTTGCGTTCCAAAAAAGCGCGCTTAGCCGGTGAATGGAAATTGGATAAAGTCATTTATAATGGGAAAGATATTACCAGTGAATTTCTGCAATTGATGGGTACGGTTGAACTTAATATTGAGAAAGATGGAACTGCTGAAATGTTTTATGGCACTCAAAGAGATGAAAGTACTTGGGAGTTTAATTCAGGAAAAGACAAAGTAATTTTCACTGATACAAGAGACAAGGAAACAACAACATTGACTATCCTACGCTTGACTAATAGTGAGTTCTTTGCAGAGGAAGTTGACGATAGCGATAAATATCGTTGGGAGTTTAAATCCAAGTAG
- a CDS encoding T9SS type A sorting domain-containing protein: MKKVTLLICLFFYIFRGLGQSLSSVNVLGNRFVADNSTHLYKTQDSKFLVFGASANLGVIYADFVQGATKQLFFHSNNPDLPISELQGAGGVAEDDTTFVVIGQFEYPDENAQLVVVKATESGTVLWANKLASATNDFADKIIKCQNGDYLISLFVDRRADNFGNQIAGSAVLRIDKDGNLLWYANVDQRAEANSQVLSLHELTSGNIVVVQNFSEQLALIKFNADGDSLNSVLSSDSLFPTAAALMPDGQGLFVTTATTALLSIDTSFSVNAFVKYNHTNINEFSSVLSVNDSTLAIGGKYLNEVCILNVNNTSLSVRNLYHHSFFPYAGADLQGMFVLEDTFYSLLSNGFALSRHDADLGHDCFDKVTGNLVSTVPQSHPSFGLGTQYESSHPTFGQLLGIYTNMKQDIQPSANCLNYDLSIRTEYLRYENSCRNILLKYYVFNHGIAPITSFDITTYFSDTTITKSYTLSNPITGKTGVYIDYGEYYIDPGDYRLSYIVSKPNGMTDEYSYNDSFYTDYKTIPNVTIGINAYDSICTNALNVFTTTGPEGTFSLLRNNNIILQGVTHTYSTTAGGGLYQFMYVNAKGCQFYSDSFFVKELALPPTPSLTTSHDTLFTDGVPSLYWYFNNNLLDSFSAFFLYRGTGNYKVVSINQSGCAAQNELLDLVLNTQFNTVPAPFYFANNTLFWQSKSDATVALYSLDGRKLEEFNIYAQTPRVTIQKPVGVYFLVIQSERSWFTTKILVQE, encoded by the coding sequence ATGAAAAAAGTTACACTGTTAATCTGTCTGTTTTTCTACATTTTCCGGGGATTAGGACAATCGCTCAGTTCTGTGAATGTTCTAGGAAATCGCTTTGTAGCAGACAATAGCACTCATTTATACAAGACACAAGACTCCAAATTCCTTGTCTTTGGTGCTTCTGCAAATTTGGGTGTAATTTATGCAGACTTTGTACAAGGTGCTACCAAGCAACTCTTCTTCCATTCTAATAATCCGGACTTGCCAATCAGTGAATTGCAAGGAGCAGGAGGTGTTGCAGAAGATGATACGACTTTTGTTGTGATAGGGCAATTTGAATATCCTGATGAAAATGCACAATTAGTGGTAGTAAAGGCTACCGAAAGCGGAACGGTGTTGTGGGCAAACAAACTGGCTTCTGCTACAAATGATTTTGCAGACAAGATAATCAAATGCCAAAATGGTGATTATTTAATTTCTCTGTTTGTGGACAGAAGAGCAGACAATTTTGGAAATCAAATTGCAGGCAGTGCTGTTTTAAGAATAGATAAAGATGGAAATCTGTTATGGTATGCGAATGTTGACCAAAGGGCAGAAGCGAACTCACAAGTATTGTCTTTACATGAATTAACAAGTGGCAATATTGTGGTTGTACAAAATTTCTCAGAGCAACTTGCACTTATCAAGTTCAACGCTGATGGAGATAGTCTAAACAGTGTGCTTTCTTCGGATTCACTTTTCCCAACAGCCGCTGCATTGATGCCTGATGGACAAGGTTTATTTGTTACCACTGCTACAACTGCTTTACTTTCTATTGATACATCCTTTAGTGTCAATGCTTTTGTTAAATACAATCATACCAATATCAACGAGTTCTCTTCTGTGCTGAGCGTCAACGACAGTACTTTAGCAATTGGAGGAAAATACCTCAATGAAGTCTGTATTTTGAATGTTAACAATACTTCTTTGTCAGTCAGGAATTTGTATCACCATAGTTTTTTCCCTTATGCAGGTGCAGACCTTCAGGGTATGTTTGTGCTTGAAGACACTTTTTACAGCTTGTTATCCAATGGTTTTGCACTGAGTCGTCATGATGCAGACTTGGGACATGATTGTTTTGATAAGGTTACAGGCAACTTGGTGAGTACTGTTCCTCAATCTCACCCCTCTTTTGGTTTGGGAACCCAATATGAAAGCTCTCATCCTACCTTTGGTCAGCTTTTGGGTATTTATACCAATATGAAACAAGATATACAACCCAGCGCAAACTGTTTGAACTATGATTTGAGCATTCGTACAGAGTATTTGCGATATGAAAATAGTTGTAGAAATATTTTACTCAAATACTATGTGTTCAATCACGGAATTGCACCTATTACAAGTTTTGATATCACTACTTATTTTTCTGATACGACAATCACTAAAAGCTATACACTTTCAAATCCAATTACAGGGAAAACCGGTGTGTATATTGATTATGGAGAATATTATATCGACCCCGGAGATTATAGGTTGAGCTATATAGTGTCTAAACCTAATGGGATGACCGATGAATATTCTTACAATGACTCTTTTTATACTGACTATAAAACCATCCCCAATGTAACCATTGGTATAAATGCTTATGACAGTATTTGTACTAATGCCCTCAATGTGTTTACAACCACTGGTCCCGAGGGTACTTTCTCTTTGCTTCGCAATAACAATATTATTTTGCAAGGTGTAACACATACTTATAGTACAACTGCGGGTGGAGGTTTGTATCAATTTATGTATGTAAATGCCAAAGGATGTCAATTCTATTCCGACAGTTTTTTTGTAAAAGAACTTGCATTGCCTCCTACACCTTCGTTGACAACGAGTCATGACACATTGTTCACAGATGGTGTTCCCTCGCTCTATTGGTATTTTAATAATAATCTGCTGGATTCATTCTCGGCATTTTTCCTTTATCGAGGCACAGGCAATTACAAAGTTGTATCAATCAATCAGTCGGGATGTGCAGCACAAAATGAGTTATTAGATTTAGTGTTGAACACTCAGTTTAACACAGTTCCTGCACCTTTTTATTTTGCAAATAACACATTGTTTTGGCAAAGCAAATCGGATGCAACCGTTGCCCTTTATAGCTTGGATGGCAGAAAATTAGAAGAGTTTAATATTTATGCACAAACACCGAGAGTTACCATACAAAAACCTGTTGGAGTATATTTTCTTGTAATACAATCGGAGAGAAGTTGGTTTACTACAAAGATTTTAGTACAAGAATAA
- a CDS encoding 3-deoxy-D-manno-octulosonic acid transferase encodes MFGIFYRIGIELYFLLVRIVSFSNKKASLFIKGRQSIFSTLATLEPKTYRRIWFHCASLGEFEQAKPIIEQLKTQQPHIFIAVSFFSPSGFEPSKNYQHADWVGYIPKDTSRNANRIISLLQPDCVVFVKYEIWYFLLRELHKQKIATYLVSAKFRKGGLLNPYIKSFFLPLLKGIKKIYLQDVGSYQILKDEGLKQIEISGDTRVDRVIALAAQEFDTTQFEKFVQHSKVLIGGSTWQQEEDLLFEAMQTLPEFIKLIIAPHDIKRSKDIAHKFEKFGVALLSQWQPDGQVRVVIVDSIGQLSKLYRIANIAFIGGGFNNSLHNIYEPAVYGIPVLYGNNTPKFPEADLFYKNGMGFPIRTAGELYKLTLSLDDFYKTVKSKSAQFFENNRGVCTTISTELLQ; translated from the coding sequence ATGTTTGGGATATTTTATAGAATCGGGATTGAACTGTATTTTTTGCTGGTACGTATCGTTTCGTTTTCTAACAAAAAAGCATCCTTGTTTATCAAAGGCAGGCAATCTATATTCTCTACACTTGCAACCTTAGAACCAAAAACATATCGCAGGATATGGTTTCACTGTGCTTCCTTAGGTGAATTTGAGCAAGCTAAACCGATAATAGAGCAACTCAAAACACAACAGCCTCATATTTTTATTGCAGTTTCTTTTTTCTCTCCGTCCGGTTTTGAACCCTCCAAAAATTATCAGCATGCAGATTGGGTTGGATACATCCCTAAGGATACATCCCGCAATGCCAATAGGATTATTAGCTTGCTGCAACCGGATTGTGTTGTTTTTGTGAAGTATGAAATCTGGTATTTTCTACTCAGAGAACTCCACAAACAAAAGATAGCAACCTATTTAGTTTCTGCAAAATTTAGAAAAGGAGGCTTGCTTAACCCATACATAAAATCCTTTTTCTTGCCTTTGCTCAAGGGTATTAAAAAAATCTATTTACAGGATGTCGGTTCGTACCAAATATTGAAAGATGAAGGATTGAAACAAATTGAAATTTCGGGAGATACCAGAGTGGATAGGGTGATAGCGTTGGCAGCGCAAGAGTTTGATACAACGCAATTTGAAAAATTTGTACAACACTCAAAGGTTTTGATTGGAGGAAGCACCTGGCAACAAGAAGAGGATTTGTTGTTTGAAGCTATGCAAACATTACCGGAGTTCATAAAATTAATTATTGCTCCGCATGATATAAAACGAAGTAAAGATATTGCACACAAGTTTGAAAAATTTGGCGTGGCTTTATTATCACAATGGCAGCCGGATGGTCAAGTCAGAGTAGTCATTGTGGACAGTATTGGGCAGTTGTCAAAGCTGTATAGAATAGCCAATATTGCATTTATAGGCGGGGGATTTAATAATAGCTTGCATAATATTTATGAACCTGCTGTGTATGGTATTCCTGTTTTGTATGGAAATAATACACCCAAATTCCCGGAAGCGGATTTGTTTTATAAGAATGGAATGGGGTTTCCTATAAGAACAGCCGGAGAACTTTACAAGCTCACCTTGTCATTAGATGATTTTTACAAAACAGTAAAAAGCAAGTCCGCTCAATTCTTTGAGAACAATAGGGGAGTCTGCACCACAATCTCTACGGAGTTGTTACAATAA